ccgcttatattaataagtatgttttatgatattatttgattaataaaaatataaataataaaatattggaggACTGTATAGTTAGAGACACGGAAGCGATGGAATCTGAAGCACAATGGAAAGAAGCAGTGGAAGGCAGAAGTAAATAGAGGTTAGAATGCTTGGAGGGCGGCTGGTCTTGTAAGTTTATGACCCTcccacccaaaaaaaaaattgatattaatgtaatttattctaCTATTGGTAATATGCAGTaagttgaattcatttttgccgaaaaatagcaattgaaaaagtcattgtgtatattataaaatattaaaatataataatatacctacttcaaaaGTTGCAATCCTTACCtaacccacgaataatatttttatatcacaacAAAAAACATCTAATTTCGTGcgaatttgtaaaatgttgatCTAAACAAAAGTATATACGATTATTCGCGGTGGCGGATCCAGGGTTTAATTTTGGGATTGGCATGGggggcaaaagtacaaaaagttcCATAATTGGCTACAAATTTGGCTAACTTGGAAATTTacttacttttgacccccaagggtaataaagtaataattagattcactttcctaccagaaaaaaGGGTGCTGCTGTAGAAAATGTACGCATTtttgtatgcatataatatctTCTCTATATCTTGGCGCTGACACATCGGACCAACAACTTTCGGATAGCCACGAGCCTGGCCGAGCTATACCGTGCCTAGACGAGCAAGAGCGTTCCCACGGCTCGTGTACCAAGCGTATTtgaccatagataatataagatttcTTACATTATCTATGTATTTGACTCGTGGATCGCGTAATAATCtcatcaatattatcatattattttgtaagttgCAAAAAAGGGGCCAATATATGCAATTTTATATACAGATCCGAAAAATTTGTCCCTGCAAAGAGATTCTTTAGTGATACCACCATATTATAGTCtatggttatcacttatcagttatcactgaATACTGATCAGTCGAGTGTCAACGAAGTGGATTAATTATTGTGAATgtgaaaaactataaatataattttctaaatcatttaaaacagttaatatttcaatattttgaacagTGTAATAATTAGtggtattaaatagtttaaacttcAAACATAAAAAGTTTAGattttcttatatatattttgttaaccagaatttattattgattgcacataatattaaaatgaactgTAACAAAGTATTAGAATCagtaagaaaaattttaaatttttcaatcaaACGTAATGGGCAtgataaaatttttgaaaaggtacctatagttaattttgttgcatatttattaatagtaactagctttttaattcattaggtactgtatattatacttgttaatacattgttattatatattttaattttgactgtgatatgaagtataataaatatatacttgtatttgatgtattaaacatttagtgtttattttatagaGAAACTGTAGGTATCTGAGAGTTAGATTTAGGAATAAAATAAGGGTGacacaaaatatgtacttacctatatggcatcaaataaataaaattacatagagCCTTTATGGGTAGTAGGTACTCAAAGGCTTAAAAAGTGATTAACCATACCTGtactataaacatattaagCATTATCAGCATTTATTATAGAAACTATAAAGCAATTTACGTTTTAGTAAATTATCTACTACCCAATAAGTAGAAATGGGAAAGAATCTTTGAATTCTAATAGAAGGGCACCACCTTTTAGCTCCCCTTGTATTCACCCTGTATGTACTCAACAAATTTTTGACACTCAATAAAATCAGCTATTCTAAATAACCAATATTTGTTAAGGAACATAAAATTATCTTAAcaagtatgtatatattatatatatatatattaaccaaggtataattataaagtaatattcaaCAATATCCTAATAGTAATTAGTTAACGGAAACTTCTGgtctgatataaatataaataatgcaaaaaataataatctaaaactTTAAAAGGTATATATGGTTTTTTCAATTCGTTAGTtgctataaaatagtatatttttacgtCTGATAGGTTCACAAATTTAATTGATTCTATACTTACACTAGGTGAATTTAATATCAGCTGGAAATGGGCAATGTGTTGCTGAGATGGTTGTTGAAAAACAACATACCAATGGATATGGTACACTCCATGGAGGTTTTACAGCTGCCGCCGTAGATGTTTTGTCTAGTATGGCTGTATTGACTCATCCTAGAGTTGTTGAGGACATTGATTCGGCGCCTAACAGTGGTGTTTCTGTTAATATTCATGTTtcgtatgtttatttttattattcaatttatccttataaatatatttccactaaaaatatttataatttatactaagtttattaatatttttttttgagtatgaactatgaatagtaatatacatttataattaacatataaatatatatatgcccACACGGCCACACACAAGGTTAGAGCTCATTATTTTCttgtaagattaaaaaaaaataaaaataataatccaattcattttacataacataatatttttaattattacacttgttttcaatcaatataattacatttatttatagtttcaaatacaatatatttaaaaaaaaaaaccaaaattattattgtgtgtacattttattaatttgattattatttgtttttaggtATTTGAATTCAGCAAAAATTGGtgacaaaatagttattaattctGAAACTGTTAAACTTGGAAGAAATTTAGCATTTCTAAAAGTGACATTGCTCAGGAAAGATGATAATGTTATCGTAGCTCAAGGTTCACACACTAAGTTTGTGGGATGATAAGAAAaactgtgttaaaaaaattaaaaatatattgtgttttgattattatttaccatgatatcaacaaatttatttatagtgcatagtaaaaattgtttcttttttatacTTACTGTTTAGGTGttgtgttatttgttattagattttaatacaatattttagttttgacattataaattatagattatttttttttgcatttaatcttgtcaactatttattattattattttttgaaataaataaattaagatgcattattttgttatcaaatttagaagtgGGAAATTatggattttttaaaatatgcaacCTTAACAaggtagtataataaaatacagtttatattgaattattttaattattttaatttaatatcaacaaaaatggTCATGATTCAGTGAAATAATTGatactaaatttgttttaagcttataataattttttataactaccAGAAATTTTGATACTGAAGTAAATCCTGTgtttaatatatgaaaatatgttaacTGAAAAAcacttaattattgtaaaatcgtgTAGTAACTGTAACTTTTACtgtcattgtgtatattataaaatattaaaatataataatatagctactTCAAAAGTTGCAATCCTTACCTAACcgacgattaatatttttatatcacaacAAAAAACATCTAATTTCGTGcgaaattaaacttaaaatatctataaaaataacaacatttatttatttttttagaattttatggTTAAAGTATGACCTTTAAGTAtctttattatgttcaaattggTATAATAACCACTTATGAGgtacattatgttatattttcaagctttatcAGTTTTTGACACAAAGAAAACTTATTTAtctacatttatagaaaaaaacttaaataaatcgCAAATTTctcatacctataaaatataaattgctcaaaaagagtaaatattttgataattttatcatatatgaAAATGTTGATCTAAACAAAAGTATATACGATTATTCGCAGTGACGGATCCAAGGTTTAATTTTAGGATGGGGATGGggggcaaaagtacaaaaagttcCATAATTGGctacaaaattggctaaacacagtgtaaaacaaaggaaaactaCGGTGATTAAGGGGGGATGCCTCCTTTGGCCATCCTTTGGATCCGCCACTGATTATTCGTTGAtgagttgcaccaaaaaaaaaaacaaaattggtttttttcaaaaaatggttttgcgtaaaaattcttatttttgatttttgatttttctgacACAGTTGGAAATTTacttacttttgacccccaaaagtaataattagattcactttcctaccagaaaaaaGGGTGCTGCTGTAGAAAATGTACGCATTtttgtatgcatataatatctTCTCTATATCAGATATCTTGGCGCTGACACATCGGACCGACAACTTTCGGATAGCCACGAGCCTGGCCGAGCTATACCGTGCCTAGACGAGCAAGAGCGTTCCCACGGCTCGTGTACCAAGCGTATCtgaccatagataatataatatttcttatattatctatgtatttGACTCGTGGCTCGCGTAATAATCCCATCaatatgatcatattattttgtaagttgCAAAAAAGGGGCCAATATATGCAACTTTATATACAGATCCGAAAAATTCGTCCCTGCAAATAGATTCTTTAGTGATACCACCTAACCATATTATAGTCTAtggttatcagttatcactgaATACTGATCAGTCGAGTGTCGACGAAGTGGATTAATTATTGTGAATGtgaaaaaactataaacataattttctaaatcacttaaaacagttaatatttcaatattttgaacagtgtaataattagtgatattaaatagtttaaacttcAAACATAAAAAGTTTAGattttcttatatatattttgttaaccagaatttattattgattgcacataatataaaaatgaactgTAACAAAGTATTAGAATCagtaagaaaaattttaaatttttcaatcaaACGTAATGGGCAtgataaaatttttgaaaaggtacctatagttaattttgttgcatatttatttatagtaactagctttttaattcattaggtactgtatattatacttgttaatacattgttattatatattttaattttgactgtgatatgaagtataataaatatatacttgtatttgatgtattaaacatttagtgtttattttatagaGAAACTGTAGGTATCTGAGAGTtagatttatgaataaaataaggGTGacacaaaatatgtacttacctatatggcatcaaataaataaaattacatagagCCTCTATGGGTAGTAGGTACTCATAGGCTTAAAAAGTGATTAAccatacctatactataaacatattaagCATTATCAGCATTTATTATAGAAACTATAAAGCAATTTACGTTTCAGTAAATTATCTACCTACCCAATAAGTAGAATTGGGAAAGAATCTTTGAAATTCTAATAGAAGGGCACCACCCTTTAGCTCCCCTTGTATTCACCCTGTATGTACTCAACAAATTTTTGACACTCAATAAAATCAGCTATTCTAAATAACCAATATTTGTTAAGGAACacaaaattatcttaaaaagtatgtatattgtatatatatatatatgtataatatatattaaccaaggtataattataaagtaatattcaaCAATATCCTAATAGTAATTAGTTAACGGAAACTTCTGgtgtgatataaatataaataatgcaaaaaataataatctaaaactttaaaaggtatatatggtttttttaatttgttagttgctataaaatagtatatttttaagtctGATAGGTTCACAATTGTAATTGATTCTATACTTACACTAGGTGAATTTAATATCAGCTGGAAATGGGCAATGTGTTGCTGAGATGGTCGTTGAAAAACAACATACCAATAGATATGGTACACTCCATGGAGGTTTTACAGCTGCCGCCGTAGATGTTTTGTCTAGTATGGCTGTATTGACTCATCCTAGAGTTGTCGAGGACATTGATTCGGCGCCTAACAGTGGTGTTTCTGTTAATATTCATGTTTCGTatgcttatttttattattcaatttatccttataaatatatttccactaaaaatatttataatttatactaagtttattaatatttttttttgagtatgAACTATGAATAGTAATATACACATGGGtgcaactagggggggggggcactccCAAATTTTCTGTACcggtttttacaatatcagtaGGTAACAGTAACACTtctgattttataaataataattaattgactggtaaaattgataaattattaaaatattgtttttctaagttATTTTAATCTCTAATGGTCAATGGAAACATCAAAAATGCGTttattaaatttggtttattatatattaaaatgtaccgtGTACACAATGCGTAGAATCAgtaggttttattttaatacattttacctaGATTCCAAACTAACGCTCAACAACCAccgttaattgtatatttgtatcgtCAAATATAATGCCAGCAGTATGTAGATATCTGATATCGTCGCCACTTGCCAACGGGCGTTCATAGATGTGACGAGAAGAAAGCGAAGAGTGTACTGTCggcataatacaataaattattaatagaatgATTAGAATGcaatttaatatgacgttttcgaTTAcggatttaaaaattttttatatacgtcttgtaaataatatttccatttgGGTACAATAATACGGGCCCGTCATTcaccactataatattgttttatttgattttgtacTCTCTTGTTAGTTAGTTGgtacttgataatatttatatagacagTAATGAGTAGACACcacattatagttattttacatttggCTGCGTGTTgcgagtatattttatacagtgtaAACTTGCGCAATGCACATCGTGGTTTAGCGGACCTGACACATTTTAGATCAGCTAACTAGCTCATAGCTGAGTTAACGATTGACGAAAACTCATGGTGTATTCTTGGTTGTTCCACAATTATCAACATCGTTGATCCTTGGTACGGATTGGTTACTAGAATATGGTGTAAATATTGATTACGACAAAAAAACTAATCGCCCTTCCCTCCCTCAAAGATAAAATACCTTTCACTATAGTTTCTGATCAATAgcttaattaattttctaaaacatatcaaaatcgataatattttctCCCCCTTCACTGAAAGTAATCCAAACTCTATCAATGACTCTCTCcctttcaaaaatgaaaaaagtataGCCCTCAACGATATCTCTCTAAATGAACAACAACAAATACAGATGAATTCTctcatacaaaattataatcatattttccaAAACCGTCCTGCCCTTCATAAATTCTTCATATATAAGTTTAAAGTCAAACCACACGAACCATATAAGATTAAATCCTACCCAGTCCCCTTCTCCAGGCGTCCTGCTGTACAACATGAGATTGACAAAATGTTAGATTGGCAAATCATTGAAAGATCAGATTCCCCTTATAATAACCCCCTGGTAACGGTGATCAAAGCCGATGGTACAATTCGATTGTGTCTTGATGCTCGCAAACTCAACACCATTATTCTACCCACCAGAGACGcgtctctcccccccccccccacccccctcCATAGATGAGATACTAGGAAAatttaacaacaacaatattttctCCTCCCTTGATTTCTCCTCCGAATATTGGCAGATCCCTCTTGACCCCTCCGTACGGCAATATACTAGTTTTTCTATATGACGGGAGGTCTTACCAGTTTTGTGCAGTTCCTTTCGGCCTCAACGTGTCCAATGCCGCCTTCGGCAAAGGACTCGAAGTCGCCCTTAGTAATTATTCAACTCTCTGTCCCTATTCCAATGATATTCATACGTATGTCGACAATATTCTGGTATCTTCAACTTCTTTCCAAAATCATATTACTACTCTAGATTGGGCTTTCCAAAAGATTTCCCAGGCTGGTCTCACATTAAAGTTAAACAAATGCTATTTCAACAAAcaacatatacaatttttagGCCATTTCATCTCCCCTTCTGGTATGATAATGGACCCGGACAAAGTAACAGCAATTCAAAATTTTCCCAGCCCTCGAAATAAAAAGGATCGCCAATCGTTCTTTGGTTTTTGTAATTTCTACCAAAAATTTTCTCAAAATCATTCTTTTCTTCTAAATTCTCTCTCTTCTCTCATGCATAAAGACACTCCCTGGAACTTCACTGAACAACACCAACAAgacttcattaaaattaaaaatgctttttcaaaacaaatttcatTAACTCATCCCGATTTCAACATTCCATTCTGTATACAGACCGACGCATCGTATATAGGTCTTGTGGCTGAACAATTCCAAATTGATAAAGAAGGACAGCGAAATACTTTATCCTTTGCCAGCCGGTCATTGTGCGGTGCCGAAAGGAACTATACAGTGACCGAGCTCGAATTACTTGGCATCCTTTTCGCTTgtcaaaagttcaaaatatacaTCTTAGGACACCACTTTTCTATTTACTTGTAAGCTCAAGAGTACCCGTCTCACTCGATGGAAACTTGCCTTAAGGCGGGTTCCCACGGCGCGTGGCTCGGCGAGCCACGAGTAAAATTCGCTGGCTTGGTAAACTACACGCGCCGTGGGAACGCTCTTGCGCGTCTAGGCGCGGTATAGCTCGGCCATGCTCGCGTCTATCCGAAAATTGTCGGTCCGATGTGTCCGCGCCAAAGTAAACGAGCCGCGCATTTAGACAGCGTTCCCACAGGCGTGCGGTTCGGAGAGCCATTGATAGTTGTACCTATACGTTTTttggtgttttttattttttaatcaatattaatatttactatgacGGAATGGTCAAATGATGAGGTAATAGAGTTTTTGCAACTATATGAAGGATATCCACAAATTTGGAACCCACGCCATCCGGGTCATAAAAATAGGAACATAGTTCACGATGCGTGGAAAGaaatagaaaacaaattaaggttagattaattttgattttttataatatttttaaatattgatttttgtatttttgtaattttagtgTCAAAACTGAtattacagaaat
This genomic window from Metopolophium dirhodum isolate CAU chromosome 1, ASM1992520v1, whole genome shotgun sequence contains:
- the LOC132934915 gene encoding acyl-coenzyme A thioesterase 13-like → MNCNKVLESVRKILNFSIKRNGHDKIFEKVNLISAGNGQCVAEMVVEKQHTNGYGTLHGGFTAAAVDVLSSMAVLTHPRVVEDIDSAPNSGVSVNIHVSYLNSAKIGDKIVINSETVKLGRNLAFLKVTLLRKDDNVIVAQGSHTKFVG
- the LOC132936844 gene encoding acyl-coenzyme A thioesterase 13-like, whose translation is MNCNKVLESVRKILNFSIKRNGHDKIFEKVNLISAGNGQCVAEMVVEKQHTNRYGTLHGGFTAAAVDVLSSMAVLTHPRVVEDIDSAPNSGVSVNIHVSYLNSAKIGDKIVINSETVKLGRNLAFLKVTLLRKDDNVIVAQGSHTKFVG